In a single window of the Pseudobacteriovorax antillogorgiicola genome:
- a CDS encoding TetR/AcrR family transcriptional regulator yields MEIKLTWNATAHKLLDSAEALIKTKGFNAFSFKDLQNEVGVKTSTIHYYFSTKSALGIAVAERFYERHQQSLESLQNQDMRPSERLDEVFKFFIANASKGEFCLGGMLASDFGTLKDDLKPTLMSFFQHFEKWIEDQIKKGKALGEFRDDLNENAWSKVLVASLEGGMLIARVRQDSNYYKELLNSLIHQIK; encoded by the coding sequence ATGGAGATCAAATTGACCTGGAATGCTACGGCCCATAAACTTTTAGATTCAGCAGAGGCTTTGATCAAAACCAAGGGTTTTAATGCTTTTAGTTTCAAAGACCTTCAGAATGAGGTGGGGGTAAAAACATCAACTATACATTACTATTTCTCGACCAAGTCTGCGCTGGGAATTGCCGTAGCGGAAAGGTTTTATGAGCGCCACCAGCAGTCTCTTGAGTCCTTACAAAATCAAGATATGAGACCTAGCGAGCGACTTGATGAGGTTTTCAAATTCTTCATTGCAAACGCTAGCAAAGGGGAGTTTTGCCTTGGAGGGATGCTTGCCAGCGACTTTGGTACTTTAAAAGATGATCTTAAACCAACACTTATGAGTTTCTTCCAACACTTTGAAAAATGGATCGAAGACCAAATCAAGAAAGGCAAGGCCCTAGGCGAATTCCGCGACGATCTAAATGAAAACGCATGGTCTAAGGTGTTGGTCGCCTCCTTAGAAGGGGGCATGCTGATCGCACGCGTCAGGCAAGACAGTAATTAC